The genomic region CTCGGATTCGGCGGAGAAGAACAGCTCGGGGTTCACGTCCCGGCAGGCGGCGTGGTCCTGCCACGCCCAGTTCTCGACCAGCGGCGACGGCAGCCCGTCGGGAGCCTTGGTGACCGCCCCGGCGGGCGGTTTGCGCCGACTCATGCGCGGTGCCTCAACAGGTGAGCCATCGACAGTCACCTCGGAAGTGATCGGTTCCGCGCGGCTGTCTGCGCAACCGCGGCAACCGTTTAGGTACCCGGCCGCAAACGTCCCACACCTGTTTCACCGAGGGTGACGACCGTTTCCAGGCCGACGAAAAGGGGCCCGGGGCAACTGGCGCCCCGGGCCCGGCAGCGGGGCGGCTACCGGCTGACCAGCACGCGCACGTTGGTGCCGTGCTGGGCGACCACCTTGATCTTCACCCCGACGTGCGGCACCTTCACGCCGTACGACGGCACTTTCGCCGACCAGAACTCGGCCCGGTCGTCGAACAGCGGCACCGCCTCCGCACCGGTGAAGTGGTGCTTGCTGCCCTTCACGGTCAGGTCGAACGAGTCCGACCGCTGCAGCCCGAACGTCGAGTCGTAGCTCTGCAGGCCCGACCGCCAGAACCCGCCGGCCGGGTTCGGCCGCAGCGCGGGGTTCGCGTCGATCGGCAGCCACCGGCCCTGGCCGGGGTGCACCGCGGTTTCGTTGTCACTCTGCGAGGTGTCCCAGTAGGAGACCAGCAGGCCGTCCTGGTACGGGAAGTGCTCGACCCAGTTCGGCTTCGTGCCACCGACGAAGCTGTACGGGCCGGTCTGCAGGTACCGGTTGAACGAGGTGTAGGTGTAGTGCGAGGCCAGGTAGTAGTGGTCGTGCTCGGTGGTGACCGAGCTCCCGGCCGCCCGGAACCCGGCCGCGGTCCAGCCGCCGGTCCCGTCCTCGGCGCCGTCGGCGACCACCGACTGCCCGTTCGCGGTGAGCCGGACCTCGTCGGCGAAGAACCCGAGCCCGTGCGTCGCGGCGTCGGTCGCGTACCGGAACCGCACCTGGACCGTCTTGCCCGCGAACGCCGACAGGTCGAACCTGGCCGGCACCCAGCCGCCGGAGTCGCCGTCGATCCCGTTCGCCTCGGCGGCCTTGGTGATGCTGCCCGGAATCGCCTTCCAGCCGGACCCGTCGTTCACCTCGACGTAGGCGTAGTCGCAGGCGTCCGGCCCGCAGTCCTCGATCTTCCAGTTCGCCTGGAACGTCAGTGCGGGCTTGCCGGCCGGCAGCGTCACTTTTCGGGTCAGCGTGTTGTCGAGCTTGTCCCCGCTGCCGCTCCACCAGGACTTCGTGCCGGCGGCCGGGGCGACCAGCGGGGTGGTGATCCTCTTCTTCGGCAGCGTGACGACCAGTCCCTGCGGCTTGCTCGAGTTGTACTCGTGCGGACCGAGCTCGACCGTCCGGGTCTGGCCGGCCTTGACCGTCACGTGGTCGAGCCAGCCGAGCTGCAGCTTGTCCCAGGTACCGAGGTCCTGCGGCTTGAGCCCGATGCCCAGTTCGCCCTTCTGGCCGGCCCGGGACTGGGCCATCACGCTCCACCAGTTCACCGGGTTCTGGCTCGGCTGCCCGGAGGTGTCGTAGTGGTCGGGCAGGCCGAGGTCGTGACCGTACTCGTGGGTGAAGACGCTCAGGCCGCCGTTCTCCGGCTGGATCGTGTAGTCACCGATCCACAGGCCGGTGGTGCCGACCTGCACCCCGCCGAGCTTGTTGCGCGGCGGACCGGTGCGGGTGTTCTGGTGGGCGTACCAGCGGTGCGACCAGATCGCGTCCTCGCCCTGGTGCGGGTCACCGTCGGCCTGGTCGCCGCCGGCGTGCACGATCTGGAAGTGGTCGAGGTAGCCGTCCGGCTCGTTGAAGTTGCCATCGGCATCGAAGTCGTAGCGGTCCCACTGGTCGTAGCCCTGCAGCGTGCTGCGGATCTGCGCGTCGGTCCGGCCGGCCTTCTTCTGCAGCGCGACCCACTGGGCGACGGCGTCGGTGATCAGCGCCCAGGTGTTCTGGCAGATCGCGCCGGCGCAGGGAAAACCGTTCGAGCGGCCGTACCGGGCCTCGTTGTAGGGCACCTTCACCCAGTCCGACACGGTGCCGTCGACGCTGTACCGGCCGGAGGACTGCTTCTCGTAGTACGTCTTCACCGACTCGCCGGAGCCGAAGTACAGGTCGCGGTAGTGCTGCGCGGAGTAGTCGGCCTGCCAGACGGTCGAGTTGTCGGTCCTGCGGTCCGGTGCCGGGATCGCGTTGTGCACCGGACCGGCGTACGTCGCGGGCCCGGGCGTGTTCGGATCGGTGTCGCGGTCCGGGTAGTCGGGGTGCCGCCGGTTGCCGAACTCGGCCAGGATGACGAAGATCTTGTCGGTCTTCTCCCGCGCCAGCTCGACGTACTGCGCCTTGCGGTGCTGGGCGACCTTCAGCCGGCCGGCCGAGTCCCGGGCGGTCGGCACGGCGACTTCCTGGCCGACCTTGACCACCTTGCTCGGGCCGCGCTGCACGGCCGTGACCGATCCGCCGAGCACGCCGTTGAGCGCCTGCTCGCGCAGCTTCCGGCGCTTGTCCTCGAGCGGGTTCGGCAGCTCGTCGGCGTGCGCCACACCAGGGCCCGCGGCTTTCGGGGCCTCGCCGACGGTGGCGGTCGACGTCGGGCCGGCCGCTCCGGTGCCGGCGGCGGGCGGCGTGGCGGCCGGTCCGGCGGTGGCAGCGGGCAGCTGACTGATGCCGATCGCGACCGCGGCGGTCAGCACCCCGACGGCCGTGGTGCGTACGGGTGGGACGCGCACGGTTCCTCCTGCTGGTCTCGGCCGGCTGCGATCCGGCCCGTCGACGGCCCAGGCAGTAGCCAGGGGCAACTACCCGGGCGGACGCTGCGACCCTAGGCGAGCCCGGTCGGCGAGTGGAAGCGTCGCACCCGCCCGGCGGCCCGCGAACCGGCCTTTGTGGCCGAACAGAGCGGCGACCGTGACACGATCGCCATCTCCCCCGCCGGAGGGCTATCGTCGGCGAATGAGTTCCCCGCCCGAGGTCACACTGCGGCCGATGACCGACGCCGAGTACGAGGACTGGCAGGAGCACAACATCCACTCCTTCGCCGCCGGCATCGGGCCCCTGCGCGGACTGACCGGCCAGGCCGCGGTGGACCTCGCCCGGGACGAGGTCCACCGGCTGCTGCCGAACGGCCGGTCCACCGCCCGGCACCTGCTGTGGACCGCCTGCGTCGACGGGGAGCCGGTGGGCGGCCTGTGGATCAGTGTCGCGCTGCCGGTGCCGTACGTCTTCGGGGTCCTGGTCACCGAGCAGCACCGCGGCAAGGGCTACGGCCGCGCACTCATGGTCGCCGCCGAGCAGGAGTGCCGCCGGCTGGGCTACCGGCACCTGGATCTGAATGTGTTCAGCAACAACTCGCGGGCGATCAGCCTGTACGACTCCCTGGGCTACACCGTCGTCTCCCAGATGATGCGCAAGGAGCTGTGACCCGGTGAGCTGGTGGCTGCTGCACGTGGACATGGACCAGTTCATCGCGGCGGTCGAGATCCGGCGCCGGCCGGAGCTGCGCGGGGTGCCGGTGGTGGTGGGTGGGTCGGGTGATCCGCAGCAGGCGCGGCAGGTCGTCGCGACCGCGTCGTACGAGGCGCGGGCGTTCGGGGTGCACTCGGGCATGCCGCTGCGGGCGGCGTACCGGAAGTGCCCGGAGGCGGTGTTCCTGCCGTCGGACCCGGCGGCGTACGAGGCGGCCTCGGCGGAGGTGATGGACGCGCTGCGGTCGTTTCCGGTGGTGGTCGAGGTGTGGGGCTGGGACGAGTGCTTCGTCGGCGCCTCGACCGACGACCCGGAGCAGCTCGCGGCGGAGCTGCGGGCGGCCGTGCTCGACCGGACCGGGCTGACCTGCTCGATCGGGATCGGCGACAACAAGGTCCGGGCCAAGCTGGCGACCGGCTTCGCCAAGCCCGGGCCCGACCAGCGCGCCGGGGACGGCGGCACGTTCCGGCTGACCCAGGCGAACTGGGCCGAGGTGATGCACCACCGTCCGGTCCGCGA from Kribbella flavida DSM 17836 harbors:
- a CDS encoding GNAT family N-acetyltransferase, with the translated sequence MSSPPEVTLRPMTDAEYEDWQEHNIHSFAAGIGPLRGLTGQAAVDLARDEVHRLLPNGRSTARHLLWTACVDGEPVGGLWISVALPVPYVFGVLVTEQHRGKGYGRALMVAAEQECRRLGYRHLDLNVFSNNSRAISLYDSLGYTVVSQMMRKEL
- a CDS encoding DNA polymerase IV, whose protein sequence is MSWWLLHVDMDQFIAAVEIRRRPELRGVPVVVGGSGDPQQARQVVATASYEARAFGVHSGMPLRAAYRKCPEAVFLPSDPAAYEAASAEVMDALRSFPVVVEVWGWDECFVGASTDDPEQLAAELRAAVLDRTGLTCSIGIGDNKVRAKLATGFAKPGPDQRAGDGGTFRLTQANWAEVMHHRPVRDLWGIGARMSQNLNELGLHTVADLAAADLETLRQRFGPKMGTWYLALGRGLGDTDVTDVPREPVSRSHEVTYPEDLTDPAEIQDKVRQLAEELTREVVAEGRWIQRVHVKVRFITFFTPIKSRKLPAPTQDPSVVADAALTVLAKFELRRPVRLLGVRAEFAPPPD
- a CDS encoding immune inhibitor A domain-containing protein, translating into MRVPPVRTTAVGVLTAAVAIGISQLPAATAGPAATPPAAGTGAAGPTSTATVGEAPKAAGPGVAHADELPNPLEDKRRKLREQALNGVLGGSVTAVQRGPSKVVKVGQEVAVPTARDSAGRLKVAQHRKAQYVELAREKTDKIFVILAEFGNRRHPDYPDRDTDPNTPGPATYAGPVHNAIPAPDRRTDNSTVWQADYSAQHYRDLYFGSGESVKTYYEKQSSGRYSVDGTVSDWVKVPYNEARYGRSNGFPCAGAICQNTWALITDAVAQWVALQKKAGRTDAQIRSTLQGYDQWDRYDFDADGNFNEPDGYLDHFQIVHAGGDQADGDPHQGEDAIWSHRWYAHQNTRTGPPRNKLGGVQVGTTGLWIGDYTIQPENGGLSVFTHEYGHDLGLPDHYDTSGQPSQNPVNWWSVMAQSRAGQKGELGIGLKPQDLGTWDKLQLGWLDHVTVKAGQTRTVELGPHEYNSSKPQGLVVTLPKKRITTPLVAPAAGTKSWWSGSGDKLDNTLTRKVTLPAGKPALTFQANWKIEDCGPDACDYAYVEVNDGSGWKAIPGSITKAAEANGIDGDSGGWVPARFDLSAFAGKTVQVRFRYATDAATHGLGFFADEVRLTANGQSVVADGAEDGTGGWTAAGFRAAGSSVTTEHDHYYLASHYTYTSFNRYLQTGPYSFVGGTKPNWVEHFPYQDGLLVSYWDTSQSDNETAVHPGQGRWLPIDANPALRPNPAGGFWRSGLQSYDSTFGLQRSDSFDLTVKGSKHHFTGAEAVPLFDDRAEFWSAKVPSYGVKVPHVGVKIKVVAQHGTNVRVLVSR